A portion of the Panthera tigris isolate Pti1 chromosome E1, P.tigris_Pti1_mat1.1, whole genome shotgun sequence genome contains these proteins:
- the FNDC8 gene encoding fibronectin type III domain-containing protein 8 yields MASKALCKVGDGGEAMLKKENLNVLNALDQMSKPFPNPKSMNRTVTTKGLPLSTRSSLFNFLEEDTINLPKPMPVEDSECSSDDTSISPLSSTLLNPIKLAVTQPNSSFFAGMLEGELNKLSLSSMGNDTHKRDLALCPRPSKSQIVPGGLLDLDNPELDTDTSSTPSESSVVMDVPEAPFICEHTVSDSTAVISWTYSLGKQQVSFYQVLLQEVVKTNDNEPPKTKNRPWIFNKILGTTVKLMELKPNTSYCLTVRAANTAGVGKWCKPYKFATVATDLNSFPENNPIQITVQRKEPQRKTVSIGLEEMRKLEDLEYLFPY; encoded by the exons ATGGCATCAAAGGCACTGTGTAAAGTGGGAGATGGGGGGGAGGCCATGCTGAAGAAGGAAAACCTCAATGTTCTGAATGCACTCGATCAAATGTCGAAGCCTTTTCCAAACCCCAAGTCTATGAACAGGACCGTCACTACCAAAGGACTCCCACTTTCCACAAGAAGCAGTTTGTTTAACTTCTTGGAGGAAGATACCATCAATCTACC GAAGCCGATGCCAGTGGAGGATTCTGAATGCAGCTCTGACGACACCAGCATCTCCCCACTCTCATCCACCTTGTTGAATCCCATCAAACTGGCTGTGACCCAGCCCAACAGCAGCTTCTTTGCAGGGATGTTAGAGGGGGAGCTGAACAAACTCAGCCTCTCCTCGATGGGCAACGACACACACAAGAGGGACCTGGCTCTCTGCCCCCGTCCATCGAAGTCCCAAATAGTCCCTGGGGGCCTGCTGGACCTTGACAACCCTGAGCTGGACACAGACACCTCCTCAACACCCTCAGAGTCCTCTGTGGTCATGGATGTGCCGGAGGCACCCTTCATCTGCGAACACACAGTCAGCGACTCCACGGCTGTG ATTTCCTGGACCTATTCCCTGGGCAAGCAGCAGGTCAGTTTCTACCAGGTCCTGTTGCAGGAGGTGGTCAAGACAAATGACAATGAGCCGCCCAAGACCAAGAATCGCCCGTGGATCTTCAACAAGATCTTGGGCACCACTGTCAAGCTGATGGAGCTGAAGCCTAACACAAGTTACTGCCTCACCGTCCGTGCGGCCAACACAGCCGGGGTGGGGAAGTGGTGCAAGCCCTACAAA tttgcAACCGTGGCCACCGATTTGAACAGCTTCCCCGAGAACAACCCCATCCAGATCACCGTGCAGCGCAAGGAACCCCAGCGGAAAACCGTGTCCATCGGGTTGGAGGAGATGCGGAAGCTGGAAGATCTGGAATATCTATTTCCCTACTAA